A region from the Drosophila mauritiana strain mau12 chromosome 2L, ASM438214v1, whole genome shotgun sequence genome encodes:
- the LOC117148916 gene encoding V-type proton ATPase catalytic subunit A, protein MSNLRKFKDEERESEYGRVYAVSGPVVTAEAMSGSAMYELVRVGYYELVGEIIRLEGDMATIQVYEETSGVTVGDPVLRTGKPLSVELGPGIMGSIFDGIQRPLRDIGVMTNSIYIPKGVNTTALSRSEMWEFNPLNVRVGSHITGGDLYGVVHENTLVKQRMIVAPRAKGTVRYIAPAGNYNLEDIVLETEFDGEITKHTMLQVWPVRQPRPVTEKLPANHPLFTGQRVLDSLFPCVQGGTTAIPGAFGCGKTVISQALSKYSNSDVIIYVGCGERGNEMSEVLRDFPELTCEIDGVTESIMKRTALVANTSNMPVAAREASIYTGITLSEYFRDMGYNVAMMADSTSRWAEALREISGRLAEMPADSGYPAYLGARLATFYERAGRVKCLGNPEREGSVSIVGAVSPPGGDFSDPVTSATLGIVQVFWGLDKKLAQRKHFPSINWLISYSKYMRALDEYYDKNYPEFVPLRTKVKEILQEEEDLSEIVQLVGKASLAETDKVTLEVAKLLKDDFLQQNSYSPYDRVCPFYKTVGMLRNIMAFYETARHAVESTAQSDNKITWNTIRESMGGIMYQLSSMKFKDPVKDGEQKIKADYDQLYEDLQQAFRNLED, encoded by the exons ATGTCCAACTTGAGGAAATTCAAAGACGAGGAGCGCGAGTCGGAGTATGGCCGTGTCTACGCGGTATCCGGACCAG TGGTCACGGCGGAGGCCATGTCTGGATCCGCTATGTACGAGCTGGTCCGCGTGGGCTACTACGAGCTGGTGGGCGAGATCATCCGTCTGGAGGGCGACATGGCCACCATTCAGGTGTACGAAGAGACTTCGGGCGTCACCGTGGGCGATCCGGTGCTGCGTACCGGCAAGCCACTCTCCGTGGAACTTGGACCCGGCATCATGGGCAGCATCTTCGACGGCATCCAACGACCTTTGAGGGACATTGGTGTGATGACCAACTCCATCTATATACCCAAAGGTGTCAACACAACTGCTTTGTCGCGCTCAGAGATGTGGGAATTTAATCCGCTGAATGTGCGTGTGGGATCCCACATCACAGGAGGAGATCTTTATGGAGTGGTACACGAGAACACGCTGGTGAAGCAGCGCATGATTGTGGCACCCAGGGCTAAGGGAACCGTTCGATACATTGCCCCCGCGGGCAACTATAACCTGGAGGACATTGTCCTGGAGACGGAGTTCGATGGCGAGATCACCAAGCACACCATGTTGCAGGTGTGGCCGGTGCGTCAGCCACGTCCCGTCACAGAGAAGCTGCCAGCCAACCATCCGCTCTTCACGGGCCAACGCGTCCTTGACTCGCTCTTCCCCTGCGTCCAGGGCGGCACCACTGCCATCCCCGGTGCCTTTGGCTGCGGCAAGACCGTCATTTCGCAG GCCCTGTCCAAGTACTCCAACTCCGATGTGATCATCTACGTCGGTTGTGGCGAACGTGGTAACGAGATGTCTGAGGTACTGCGTGACTTCCCCGAACTGACCTGCGAGATCGATGGCGTCACCGAGTCCATTATGAAGCGAACTGCTCTGGTGGCCAACACCTCCAACATGCCTGTGGCTGCTCGTGAGGCCTCCATCTACACTGGTATCACTCTGTCTGAATACTTCCGTGATATGGGCTACAACGTAGCCATGATGGCTGATTCCACCTCCCGTTGGGCCGAGGCACTTCGTGAGATTTCGGGTCGTCTGGCTGAGATGCCTGCCGATTCCGGCTACCCTGCATATCTGGGTGCTCGTCTGGCCACATTCTACGAACGTGCTGGGCGCGTCAAGTGCTTGGGTAACCCGGAACGCGAGGGATCCGTGTCCATTGTCGGAGCTGTGTCTCCCCCCGGTGGTGACTTCTCCGATCCCGTGACCTCCGCAACTCTGGGTATCGTGCAGGTGTTCTGGGGTCTCGACAAGAAGCTGGCCCAGCGCAAGCACTTCCCCTCGATCAACTGGCTCATCTCCTACTCGAAGTACATGCGTGCTCTGGATGAATACTACGACAAGAACTACCCCGAGTTCGTGCCACTGCGTACCAAGGTAAAGGAGATCctgcaggaggaggaggatctGTCCGAGATCGTGCAGCTGGTGGGCAAGGCATCGCTGGCCGAGACCGACAAGGTGACCCTGGAAGTGGCCAAGCTGCTGAAGGACGACTTTCTGCAACAGAACTCCTACTCACCATACGATCGCGTTTGTCCCTTCTACAAGACGGTGGGCATGCTGAGAAACATCATGGCCTTCTATGAGACCGCCCGGCATGCCGTTGAGTCCACAGCCCAGTCGGACAACAAGATCACATGGAACACTATCAGGGAATCGATGGGCGGAATTATGTACCAGCTGTCGTCGATGAAATTCAAG GACCCTGTGAAAGATGGCGAGCAAAAGATCAAGGCGGACTACGACCAGCTGTACGAGGATCTGCAGCAGGCCTTCCGAAATCTGGAGGACTAA